The Panicum virgatum strain AP13 chromosome 6K, P.virgatum_v5, whole genome shotgun sequence nucleotide sequence TGTTCATACTACTTTCATGCTCCATGTCATTGTTTTTTTCTTTAGCATAAAAGACAAGTCAGtgttatttttttagaattgtTGTTCTTGATGATATTTCTTGTTTTTTAAGAAATGTGCAGTTATGGTGATGAAGTCCTAGTAGAATTTGGCtctttattttttaaaagaataaaataagaaagaaagaaagaaatatcTTCTCTTTTGTGGCTAGATATTTCTTGACCCCACACCTTCCCCCTTGATAGGAAACAGCCTCACATGAACTGCGACATGTATACTGTGATTTTCTTGAACTGTTGTGGCTCCGTAATAATTGTATTTTGTCCTGGCGGTCCCATGCTCCAAATTTGGACTGTTCAAACATAGATCAGATTCCATTTGTATTCACATTTGAGGGCAGGCTGGAGGATAAAGGCTAGTAGCAGTATATCAAGAATTAACAGTGCTATGTCTGTGTGTACCCTGATTTACCAATGTTCTGCTCACCAAGTTACTAATGCTTTCAAGTAATTCCTGACAGTGTCACCGAGTTCGTCAGCACGAAGGCCGATCCGATGATACCAGTGTATGAGTTCTTAACTTGATTCTTGCATGTCAGCTAGGTCTTACGTTGATGCTGCTTATCagtgtctcttttttttttgctggctcTGCTACTTACAGAAGCAAAAGGAAACATGGATCTTGCAGCGTCTATCGTTGGATCAGGTACCTCGTTCTTCCACTGAAAACTATTTTGGACTAATGGACAAGCATATTCAAGCTTTTTAATTGCTTGTTTCAAACTATGAAACACTAGAAATGACACTGATTTTAAGATGTGATGAAGCACTGAACAAGTAAATAAACAATCCATCAATTTCAAGTAGCAGCAAAAGCCATTGCACAGTAATGCTGGGTAATCTGGTGCCGTGTTTCTGCTCGGAATATATATGTAAATTAACATTACTTTTGAATTCAGTAGTATTTATCAAAGAATCGATCCTTTCAAGATTCAAGTTTAGTCTACACTGTTGTTGTAAAACTGAGCTTTCATCGGGTAGTATTAGAATTTAGAACTTAGAAGCAATGGGTAGTACAGCAGCAAAGTGACTCCAGGAGATATGTCGGAAAAAGGTAAAGCTGCTGACATCTGGTATAGTGGTATCTTTAAATCAATTTTGCAGCCTTGGCGAAGCCTATGGCATGTTGTCTTCTCAAAGCTCAAGATGTACCATTTCCATACAGCATTTCCTCATTTCTTGCACAGTTGAACTGTGGCCACCATTCAGACTACGTAATACTGTGCAGATCAAAACTGCGCACATGCTTCTCATGCCTCTGCTGCTGTTGCCACTGCTTGGCGAAGCCCAATGCGCCAGGCTGCTTCGGCTGCTCTTGCTGCGCCTGCCGCGACACGGGGGGCTGCTGCGCGCCGAGCTGCAGCTGTCCGAAGGCCCCTTCGTGCTGCGGCAGCCCCGGCTGCCGCGCCTGCGGGCCtcccagctgcagctgcagcccgGGCTGCGGCGGCCACTGCCGACCGCCGTGCAGCGGCTGCTGCTCCGGCGACTGCACCTCCGCGGGCGGCCCGCCGTGCTCCTGCCCTCGGCGCTGCGGCTGCCTCGGCGCACTCGGCCGGTGCCTGTCCTCGTGCTGCAGCGGCCTGCGGCGTCCCTGCTGCAAGTGCCAGTCGGCGTGCTGCGAGGGGGAGCCGTCCTGCCGGGGGACGGAAGCCTGCTgccgcggcggcccggcggcggcgccgtcgtgcCTGGAGTGCTCCTGCGGCTGCGTGTGCTCCTGCCCCCGGTGCAGGGGAGGGTGCCGGTGCCCGCCGTGCGGTAACAACCCCTGCTGCGCCGGTGGATGCTTGTGCTAGGTACTAGACTAGATTGTTACTGCAGTAGTAGATACTAGCTAGTGTGGTTGTTgctcttctttttgttttgtgCTGAATTATATATGGCATGTCATGTGGGTGAAACTTTGCTCGTGTGTGTATTCAGTGTAGAGAATCAGCCTGGGAGGCAAATGTTCATCAGATGAAAATTACGGCGTGAATTGCAGGTAGCGTTAAGTGTTTACCACGAGGCATAAATCCCCGGTAAAATTCAGCAGACTGAAACTGAACCATCGAGGCTTTGTTTCGGTGCAGAGAAACTCTAAAACTTGAAAAATACTGCTGCATCACAAAATAAATGACAGTGATGGCCCGAATTAATCTATGAATGTTGCATTCTCCAATGCTTCATTTTCACCTCAAATTTCTGAAACTCCCGGGAGTCAACCGCAATGTCAACGACCCAGGACCGTGTCAACACAGTGCCGTTTTTCAGCTTTTTCTCACGGCGTATCggccaatctctctctctctctctctctctctctctctctctctctctctctctctctctctctcaatgcAACACAACCACctgcctcaaaaaaaaaaaaagcaacacAACCACCGTTTCTAAGCCGCGCCGTACGTTGAGCAACGCGCTTAGCCCGCGGCGCCCGCTCAGGGAGCTCGACTCTGCTCGCCGTGTCCGTGTGCCCTGTGCCCCTGTCCAACCGCCGAGATAACCACGGCCTGGCGACGACCCTGTCCAAGTCTTCTCGTCGTGTCCTACCCTACGCTGAGAGCTCCACGAACCACCAGCAGTTGTAGTGTTGAACCGGTGGCCCTTTGATCATGGTTTACTTTTGAACCGTTTCCAATGCCGAATCAATTCAAATTCAGCATGATCAAGTATTTATAGTAGGTTGTTTTCGGTTTAGTGATCTCGGATGATGGTCTAGAAGAggtatattttttttccaaaatacAATTTATCCGTTAGTGTTCTATTTGGGTCTTATTTATGAAAACataataggcataactataAACATAAAAacactaaaaaataaaaataaattggaTTAAAATTACTAACAAGTAGAGTACGAATTGATAGGTTTCACTTTTAGTAAATGTTGGAATTTGAATTCCATACTTCAGATTCGAATGTATGTTGAAATCTGTTGTTTGACACTCTTCAAAGAGTTTGATATTCGAACTTTCAAACTTGGATGAAATTTGCCAAATTTGAATCAGTTTGACTTTTCTTCCTgcgttttcctttctttttcttttctccttcccTCTTTATTATCTTAACCCTAATTTCTTAGAGTTTATCCATGTTCATAATAAGGTGGGTTGTCACAAAAACCACCACCTTTGAAAACCGGCCAAGTTTGTTCGATTTTAACAGTTGGATGGCCACCTTTATCTGATTTTATAGCTAAATGTTAAAAACAGATATAACAGTTGATTAGAGCATGGTTAATAGACTCGCCTACCGGCCGACGTCTCAGGCTCCGGCTCATCCGAGCTgcggagcgggggggggggggggcccaCATCCTTTAGTGCGCTGCTCTGACTTGCGCAGGGAGCAGGAGCCAATGGAAGAACGGGGCAGGCTAAAAAAAAGGCTTACGCCCGCTCGGAGCCGGCGAGTCACCATCAGGGTTTTCCTAACCCGGCCGTTTGCACCGATCCGGCGCCCACCGGTCCAGTTTACCGGActgatttgaccggttaccggtagaaaccggtcaaattcaaatttgaattcaaaaaactcagttcaaccggtttgaccggtaaccggtcggtttgactggtaaccgatcaaattcaaattttttttgtttaaattcaaatgcccgcaaagtatactaaataaatatgtGTATAACATagtttagtctaaatgaaccctccaaccctcttttatactattttttcattgtatttatatatttttgtatgcacgtttttttgtttaactttaaatccccgcaaactatactaaatgaacgaaattttgagaaaatttgacaccattagattcgtcgcaccttgaagtatttttaggaattttttgggaatttttcatttttttgaatttaaatttaaattttgaatttgggccggtttggtaccgacccaaaccggaaccgggccggaccggtttgaccggtaaccggttcccaccggttaggtgaacCCTGGTCACGACACGCAcgcttttttctctctccccctttctCACTCCACATCAGATTTGGCTGACGTGGTATGCTATTTCGCTAGCTGACTGTGTCctgtaatacttgctcttagtgTAAAATGAATTTTTCCGTAATAATTCATTTGTCACCCTCTGACGCTCGCGCAAATTTTCTAGCTCCACCCCTGCAACTACAACTATTAAGTTGAAAATGACCGTGCCATATTTTCCACTGCTCTTCAGCTTGGCCAAACAAACTGACGGCCAGGAACTGATCTCCGAATGTTCCAGCCTCCAACGTTTcggtcctgtttagttcccttcaaaattccaaaactttacaagattccccatcacatcgaatgtttcaacgcatgcatgaagtattaaatgtagctaaataaaataactaattacacagttagattgtaatttgcgagacgaatcttttgagcctagttaacccatgacgggacaataattatcaaatacaaacgaaagtgctacagtgttttacacctaaatctttacgcaactaaacaaggccttcgTTTTCACCTCAAACTCTCTGCCAAGAAGAGTCAACTACTagtcaaaaaaagaagaagagtcaACTACGATATAAAATCAACGTCCGATCCAGATCCGAGACCGGATCTACACACCAGTATCCAATTAATCTCTTCCGAACTTTTCATACATGGTTTCGACCAAGCGACGACTGTAACCACGCAGTATAGACTATAGAGTACTATTTCTCGTCTGAAGTTCATGCAACTCCAGCCACTTCTAGAGCCCTAGTAGTATACGTCGAGCGAACGCGCTTATTAGCCCGCGTCGCCGGCGCgcaagagctcgccgcggtAACCGCGGCTCGGCGACGACCCCGTCGAGGTCGTCTCGTCTCGTCGTCTTCTACCTTACGCGGCAACATTTTCGCAATGCAACTGAGAATCTGGCACACCGTGTATATAACAGCGGGCATTCGGAGCTCCGATCCTTCACCAACCGCCATCGCGAACTTGGAACCCCAGCGCCCGCCGCAATGGACGTGCCGTTCTTCGTCGCCTTCTccgccatcctcctcctcggccggtACCTCCCCTTCGCGCTCCCGGCGAACGCGCGCGCCGCCctggccgacggcggcgcggcgccgcccgcccgcgccgccaagTGCGCCATCTCGGTGGCCGTGGCGGGGCTCGCGCTGCTGGTGTCCGCGCAGCagtgcggcggccggccgccgccgccgcagcagcagtgcccggcggaggcggcgatggAGGCGAGGGCGCTGTGGCTCAACTCCGCCGCGCTCTTCCTCGGGACGCTCCtcggggccgccgccgtggcgctgcacccgcccgcgcgcgcgccgccggccgtcgaggTGGCCGTCGAGCACCTGACCAGGGTCACCGAGACCATCGCGATCACCGCGTTCGCGCACGACCTCTGTATCTTCCTCAGGATCTCCAAGGTCTAACAAATTCAAATTGATAGAGTTGCGCGACGGCAGCATCACGAGAATTCATGATGCATGTATAGTAGTTCTGTTCGCTTAATCATCTAGAGGAAGATCAGTGATAATGATGGTCGCCAATGTCATCAAGTGCGATCTGTATCATCCGTCCCTGATAGCACTGCCACTGACCGCGTCGTAGATGAATCATTCGCAAATCATGAAGGTCACTATCGCCTACAGTTTCACCATGATCCACAGAGAACTGTACTACTGGTACAGAAAATTCTGCTTGTATTATCATATCAGAGCGGTTGTTGGCGGCTCAATGATTTTGTTTTTGGACAACAACGTCTGGCGGATCAATGATTGATTGCTGGTGGATTCACTGGATGAAAACGTGGCTctaaggctctgtttagttaCCACCCTATAAactccgtaaacgcaaaaaacatcacgtcgaatgtttcgacacatgcatggagtactaaatgaagtctatttataaaactttttgtatagatgagctgtaaatcgcgagacgaatctaatgagcctacttaatccatgatttgcaacagtgatgctacagtaaccatccgctaattattaaataattatgaattaattagcatcattagattcgtctcgcgatttacaatccatctgtgtaaaaagttttgtaaatagacttcatttagtacttcaaattcgTAAAATTCcatcacaaattttttttttcaaaacatctaaacacgggcTAAGCTTCCAGCAGCCGCACATTCAAGAGATGATCAGATGACCGTGCGACGGAGTAGGGTAGGGTGGTCAGCTGCTGAGCCGAGCAGTAGTGGTGCGTTCTGTTGGGCTGGCACCACGCACACGGCGGCGTGGACATTTGCTCGGGGTCCAACGGACGAGGGCCGTGTGTTCGGCGCGGCACGGCAAAGCTTGCCAGCACGTCGCGGCCGGCAGCTTGGCATTGGCCATCGGGCGTGGCGAGCTGGATGTAACGCACACACGAGAGGATACAGCCGAGGCGGGAAACCTGCGGTACGCCACCAAGGTGTGATAGGGGATGTTGTGGACCCAGCTGTCAGTGTCAGGATCATTGTATTGTAATCGCTTTCTGTAGTCGTGGACCCAGCTGTCAGTGTCAGGACTCGAGCATATAGGCCGAGCTCCTCTGTATCGCGGACACGAATCCTTCTTCTTGAGAAACAAGTATCGCAGGGACTCGGGGTTCGCCGCCCATCCCTCCTACCCGTCTCTGTGTTCTAGCTGTGATCTTCTCACGCCACGGCGATTGCCGGCGGCGGTATCAGATTCAATTATCCTTGGCCACTTCCGTTCCGTTCGTTTTACCGATCCCAATCCCGGTCAGATCCGCTACTCCGGCGATCTagacctgctccgccgcggatcACTCCGATCTCGGTGTCCACGCCCCGCCTACCGACTCCCAGTCGGCGTCGGCCACCGCAAATCGACGGTTAGCCATCCGGCGCCGTCGACCACCAATTTCTCCCGCGCCGCTTAGGTTGTAGTGGGATCGAACTCGGCCTTGACTGCAATTAGCACCCTGGATGAGTCGCGGAAGCTTCTGGAGCCAAGGATTTCATCGCACACGGTGACGGAAGTTCGGGTTTCACAGACAGGCGCGGCATCGAACAGACGGGCACGGCATCGAACATCTCGACGCACGCTCGGGGATCTCGGTGAGTGTTTGCTGTACTCCTTCGGCTTGTGAGACTCGATTTGGGCCTCGTGGAGTGACCCGAGGTTACATCAATCCGAATCGTGGTCTGCTTGCTTGAGGTGCAGACACAACGGCTCCCCCTAAGCCCTCCGCCCAAACCCAGATTCTGTTGTCGACCATCGAGGACCAAGCCAATCTGGATAAGGAACGTTGGGACAACATTAATGAGAATTTTGATTTGCTTTTTGCCAAGGTAGAGGAGGTAGATCGGATGCAACACAAGTTGGAAGCCAAGGTGGACATCTCTGCCACTGTGTTGGACCAGATGATCAAGGATCAGCAGACATTAGCGAAGCAGATAGAGACTACAGGGCAGGTAGTTGCTCAGCTCACTATTCGTCAGATGCGTACTGAAGAGGATATACATGGCAGCGCTACTTCGTTAGAGACTTCTACTGTCCCACCTTTCAGACCACGTCGTGCAGGGACTTCTCATGTTGGGCATCAAGGTCGAAATCCGTTTGCAGCCAGCAGAGGGCCTCCCACTGATCATTCTCTCAGTAAAAGTTTTGCTCCCAAGATGAATTTTCCTCGTTTCAATGGCAAGAACCCACGAATTTGGAAAGATAAGTGTCAGGACTACTTTCAGCTGATGAACATTCCTGAATCAATGTGGGCTACTGCAGCTTCTTTACACATGGATGACAATGCAGAAAAGTGGTTGCAGGTATACAAGTTGAAACATGGCCTTAGCACTTGGCAGGAACTCATGACAGCAGTAGAGCAGAAATTTGGGGCTTATGATTATCAACATGTTATTGATGAATTGTTGGAGTTACACCAAACTGGAACTGTGGAAGAGTATGTTTCTGAATTCGAGGCTTTACAATACCAAGttgctatgcatgatctaggcATGGGGGATACCTATTTTGTCTCACAATTCATCAAAGGATTAAAACCAGAGATCAGATATCCAGTGCAGGGACAAGttccagcaacaatggaaaaggcTGTGATGCTAGCAAAAATACAGCAAACCATCCAAGAGAAGACCAGGAGCACAGGATCTAAATTTCATCAACCATTCAGACACACTTCTTCCACCCCACCTAAGCATGAGCAGAGAACCCCAACTCCCAATTTGCAGTTGACCAAAGAGAGGCAACTGAGGGATTATTGCAGAACCAACAACCTGTGTTTCTATTGCAGGGAGCCATATGATTCTACACATGCTGCTAGATGTACAAAACGGCCTAAGAATCAAGTCAATGCCTTGGTTCTTAATGATTTGGATGTCACTTTGACTGATGAGGTTCTGAAACAGTTAGACATGGAGGATGCATTGGCAGAGGAATTCTACACCTTATCTCTGAATGCTTTGGCTGTCACTGAACATGGAGAGGCAATGAAATTAAGATCACTAGTAAAGAACAAAGTATTCCTACTTTTGCTTGACAGTGGTAGCTCCCATTCTTTTGTCAGTTTAGCATTTCTGCAGAGAGTTGTATTGTGCCCGTACCAGCCCCACCAAAACAAGTACGAGTGGCCAATGGGGACATCTTAATTTCTGACAGGTGTGTGCCTGAACTAGAATGGTGGATTCAGGGGCATTCCTTTGTCACCTATATGAGAGTTCTGGATATGCCTGCATATGATG carries:
- the LOC120712541 gene encoding keratin-associated protein 5-4-like isoform X1; its protein translation is MGEAPRPRSPPRYPDLCGRRRLQLEVQVLNREVGFLEQEMQGLERIQPVSRCCKDVTEFVSTKADPMIPVSKRKHGSCSVYRWIRSKLRTCFSCLCCCCHCLAKPNAPGCFGCSCCACRDTGGCCAPSCSCPKAPSCCGSPGCRACGPPSCSCSPGCGGHCRPPCSGCCSGDCTSAGGPPCSCPRRCGCLGALGRCLSSCCSGLRRPCCKCQSACCEGEPSCRGTEACCRGGPAAAPSCLECSCGCVCSCPRCRGGCRCPPCGNNPCCAGGCLC
- the LOC120712541 gene encoding keratin-associated protein 5-9-like isoform X2 codes for the protein MLVMHVLFQEMQGLERIQPVSRCCKDVTEFVSTKADPMIPVSKRKHGSCSVYRWIRSKLRTCFSCLCCCCHCLAKPNAPGCFGCSCCACRDTGGCCAPSCSCPKAPSCCGSPGCRACGPPSCSCSPGCGGHCRPPCSGCCSGDCTSAGGPPCSCPRRCGCLGALGRCLSSCCSGLRRPCCKCQSACCEGEPSCRGTEACCRGGPAAAPSCLECSCGCVCSCPRCRGGCRCPPCGNNPCCAGGCLC
- the LOC120639213 gene encoding uncharacterized protein LOC120639213; the encoded protein is MDVPFFVAFSAILLLGRYLPFALPANARAALADGGAAPPARAAKCAISVAVAGLALLVSAQQCGGRPPPPQQQCPAEAAMEARALWLNSAALFLGTLLGAAAVALHPPARAPPAVEVAVEHLTRVTETIAITAFAHDLCIFLRISKV